Part of the Oncorhynchus mykiss isolate Arlee chromosome 12, USDA_OmykA_1.1, whole genome shotgun sequence genome, CTGGGACTACCGTAGTGATCGAAGTGAATTCCCAAATCAAAGGATTGCATCTGCTGGGTACTGCTGAAGCTACCCTGGCCATCACTCTTCAGAGCAGACCGGATAATCCTGTAGTTCTGGCCCTGGTTGCTGTCCCAGTATGTCTGCCCATTGACTTCATAGCAGATGGCAAACTCTACCTTCTCGTGTGGTATCAGTGCAGCTGGAAGGGAAACCTCAAAGGAGAAGGTATCACGGTCCGAGCCCGTGTATGTGTCCTTGACATAATGGCACTCCAAGTCGGTGTAGCTTTTCCAGGTGTCAAAGGTCAAACGCACCTTTAGAGACTTCTCGAAGGACAGGTTTTTTACCTTCACAGTTCCAGCCAATGCCCTCTTTTTCAACATGCAGTTTTCCAAGCAGACAAGCTCGGTCTCCAAACGCTGGCGGAAGAGCAGGTAGTCAGAAGAGGGCTGGGTGAAATCCAGCACCAGTCTGTCCTCATCTGTTAATTTGAGCGCAGTGCTGAACAGATCTGTGATGTTGAGTGGAATGTCAATGGCATCGTCGAACAGGGAATAAACCTTCACCTTGGTGAGGGCCAGGCCATTGTGGTCGGCAAAGGACACTCGCCTTTTGGGTTTCCCATTCTCCTCATGAATAGCGCCCTCTGATTTAATCTGTTTAGGAGAAGCAGAGGATTTGAACCTCAGGCAAGGGTTCAGACAGGGTCGTAGTGGTTTCAGTGATTTTGGGGTCCTGTAGCAGAAGTCATCGTTCGACAGGTAGAGCGGCATGGCAAATTCAATCAGCCTGGTAGACTTGAGGAAAAAGGCCAAATGCACtaagggaagaaaaaaaaacataccaGAAAGTTGTGGTGAAACAATTGTCATTCGACAAGTTACTTCAAACAATGTTTGCCAGAGAACAAATTCTCTAGTGAAATGCATACAGTATACTTGCTAAATTTGCACACAAAACATTATGCAACAGTAGGCTACATGTGTGGTCACAGAAACATAGCGTCTGACTTTCATTAAAGGAAATAGCTTATTTCAGCTGCTGACAGAGGTCCCGATTTATGTACAGCCATCACATGCCTCTGGTTGTATGTTGTATAAGATCAATTTTGAAGTTACCAAAAGGTATTCTCTAACCTTCCTTTTCAAGGTGAATAATCATGCCTTTACTATTTGTAGTCATTTGAAAAAAGGGAAGGTGATCATTTATAGCCTTCTGAAATGCTGTTTGTATTTTTCTCAAACAATCAATTAATTTGTTGTCTCCATACCTACATTTCATGTACTTGACACATTTGATTGGCTAGTCTTGTCTTGGTGGTGAAGCAGCAGCACCGTCATGAGTCCTCTGATATCTGACTAGGCAGCATACATTGCATTCGGGAAagttcaccttttccacattttgttacgttacaaccttattctaaaatggattaaattgttttccccctcaatctacagacaataccccataataacaaagcgaaaatTGGTTTAGAAATGTtaacacatttatttaaaaaaataacaaatacctttttttttttacaaaagtaattaaactctttgctatgagactcgaaattgagctcaggtgcatcttgtttccattgatcatccttgaaatgtttctacaacttgtttggagtccacctgtattaaattcaaatgattggacacgatttggaaaggcacacctgtccatttaaggtcccatagttgacagtgcaggtcagagccaaaaccaagcaatgaggtcgaatgaattgtctGTGGAGCtatgagacatgattgtgtcgcgGCACAGATgcggggaagggtaacaaaacatctctgcagcattgaaggtccccaagaacagtggcctccatcattcttaaattgaagaagtttggaaccatcacgactcttcctagagctggccgcccagccaaactgatcaatcagtggagaagggccttggtcaggaatgtgaccaagaacctgatggccaCTGACAGAGCTCAAGTTCTCTGGTCTGTAGGGACCAAgcttgaactttttggcctgaatgccaagcttcacgtctggaggaaatcagacatcacctggccaataccatccctacagtgaagtatggtggtggcagcatcatgttgtggcgaTGTTTTtcaattaatcaattttagaataaggctgtaacgtaacaaaatgtggaaaaagtgaaggggtctgaatactttcctaatgcactgtagtTCCTGTAAACTTTGCATTAGCTAtatggttgtttttgtcatactACTTGGAGTTGTTTAGTATGTCTACTTTGTCTGTCCACATTGTTTACCTTTGAACAATGTGTGTGAAGGAACAAAGATGCGCTCTGAGTGATAGGCTTCACCAGCATTTACAGCGCACTTCCGGGTTTTCCGATCACAAGTAAAACCGATTACGAGTATCAACTGTGATAAAACGGATACGATAACGAGGAGATCGGCACAACGCTAGTGTTCACTTAAGACTACGGCAGCAGAGCGTTTTAGCAAATTCAGAGTGCAGGCTGACGTGGACTCAATCCTAGGTCTCCTTGCATGTCAGTGACAGAGCCAACAGTTTCTTCACTTGGTTGTGCTCATGGCCATTAGAAGATTATACCTATAGTCTGAAGTTGCAGGGAGAAACGGTGTGTGTGAACAGTGACAAACCTCACCCACAAAAGGCCCCAGTCCTTGACTCACAGCACTCTCCTTTACCCGCTGTCCTGTCTGCTCTGGGGCACCTGTGAGAGATTTCACCTCAAATGCCCACATTCATTTACTACTGTGGATGAACTGGGTCTCTGTCCTGCACTGTAATATTAGCGTCCACTTGAACCATTTTAGAAATCACTCAGTTTTCCTAAGTGCACCAATATTTCAACTTACATTTTTCAAAATACAAGGTAAATTAGAACATTTGGGAAAAcgttattaaaaacaattttacatggtattacatttttttaaagtaaacaTTTTAAATAGTGAAATACTTTTACGAGTGCGTCTGAACATTTTGATATTTAAACATACTAATATTATTCAATTTGAACGATCATATTCTATAATTGGATTGATAAGAGTAACACGCCCCCTTGGACTATACATTGTGTTTCAAAGCGATGTTACGTGCCGTCACCAACATGAAAATGGCTGCTGTGGCTTCTGTTACATAGTATGaggacaaaaaaatgttttattaaaaactAGTAGCTAGTATTTTAATAATCTTCGATTTGATAGTCAGTGCGTTCCGACCTGTGGGGTTCTCCAGCTGTACTTACTGCTGAATACACAGGTCGAACCTATTCTGGCTAGCTCCTTGTATAGGGCTGGCTGTATGCCCCCATGGGTTCTCGAAAGCTTATATCTGACAGATTTATTTGGCTACACTACTAAACTTTAACCCCTTACATGGATTTCAAAACAGTAATGCTACCGATATGGCCATTATTTACTCAGTGTTACGCACATGTTGTCCTGTATTTAGTATTACGCCAGATTTAGATAGGTTTTCAGCGCTATTATTTCAGGGGTATATTCATTCCGCCCATTCGGTTGCAAAACGTGTCTTAAACGGAACCTAAGGAACGAAGCGGGGACGGAGCTAAATGAACTTGTCCAATAGAAGTTCGAGTTTTGCTCAGTTTGGTTCTTAAACGGTTTCCGTAATGAATATACCGCTGGTTTCAGCTTCTTTGAATATGGAACAAAAACGGAACTTAATGTTATAGGCTAGGTTATTAACCACTGCAAACTGGAGTGGTTAGTAACTAACACaagttatatttttattcagtcaAGAAACAAACTTACCTTGTGCAGTTTGTTAGAAATATTTGCAATTAATTAAGCGATAGGGTACGTCTACCAGTCAGAAATCACCATTGCACGGTCATCAGCGGTAAAAGCTCCTCTGCCGTGTCGTTTATATGTGGGCTACAATGTAGGTATAGAGATCACTTTTGCAGCAATGTTACACTATAATTGCTACAAATCAATTACCTGTCGCAACTTCACGAACTGTACCCAGTTTTAGTCATGCCACCGGCTCGTTGCTTTAAACGCCATACTGGGTTCATAGGGTATATAAATAAAAGAAAACATGCTTGTTTCACGTGAACGTGTACCTGTAACCAATCACAGTAGGCCGTGAAGGAATGCTCGGTGAATGATGGGGCACGTTCGAGACAGTGGATATATGGTTTTGTAGAACGACTGTGAGACCGTCAGTTCCGGTGACTTTTTCAAAGGACATTCTACTCCAAAAtgaatgagaaaaaaaacatctcaATATAATAGCATTACACCAAATAACATATTGGTCCATATCAGATTATGCTGTTTTGCAAtaagcattatcacctgtagcccaaCTGATCGTCAGTAGTGAAGGGGGAAATCAATAGTTACATGTttattttagtttttattttaccttcatttaactaggcaagttagttaaaaaCAAAcgtttattttcaatgacggcctatgaacactgggttaactgtcTTGGGCAGAAcgacatttttaccttgtcagctcggggattcaatcttgcaaccttttggttacaagtccaacgctctaggcTACTTGCCGCTCCATATTGCAGTATTATTTTGGATGATATTATATCGCTACTTGGACTCCGCTAGTATCGATTTGTAAAAATAGGTAGTGTTAGCTAGCGCTAGTCGGCTGTATCTGCTCCAGGACTCtgatattttttatgtttttaaataGTCAGCTCTTTTAGTTCCATTACTGATCAAAACGATTTTTCACGTCTCGCTGCAGCAGACATTtcgtgagcaatatgtttggaacatcaaatcgcagtatcgaatcacaatacatatacaaTCTGTCACATACacgaagggagtcaggaagcaggtgcagaagaaGCGTTTAATAACAATGATGACAGGAAAATGAACATAACAAGGGATGCATACTGAACATGAAAGCAAACCAATACCACCTGATGACTGAGGCTAAATAAAGGGAAGGTAATCAAGGtgatgatgaagtccaggtgtgcgtattaatggggagcaggtgtgcataATCAGTTGCCAgaaccggtggttagtagacagCGCTGGAGAGGGTGAGCGGATAGGAGAGCAGGTGGGGGTGTGACAGAATCTGAATAATtgcaatacatattgtatcggcACCTGAGATAACATCGTATCGTGAGGTCTCTGGCAATTTCCAGCCCTACTAATCAGTGGCTATAAATAAAAAGGCTGAAGGAGAGGGTTGCCCATCTGCATTTACACCAATGGGCTAGTCATTACCTAGTCCCAGATCAAACACTACAATTTATTTTGTTGTTAGTTGGCAATATATGACTTGATTGTCCCCCAAAAACATGTATTGAATGCTTTTAAACCTGTTAAACCCGATCTGTGTTACATTGGGTGTGTTTGAGCAGTAAGGCTAGACGAAAAGTAGACGACAGGTCAAGAAGTGAAGTTGGGGGAGGTGCATCTGCGACAGCTGAGAGTTGGACACTATTGTGGTTTACCAACAGCAAGACTCTGtgcaacatggcagtgttgccattgtttaaaaaaacaacatatttGTAATGTCCAAATAAACACGTCTCCAAACCCCATATCACACACTTACAAACtgtaaatatacactgagtgtacaaaacattaagaataccttcctaatattgagttgaaccccACCCCTcgtttgtcctcagaacagcctcaatttgtcggggcatgaactctacaaggtgtcaaaagcattccacagggatactggcccatgttgactgcttaccacagttgtgtcaaattggctggatgtcctttgggtggtggaccattcttgatacacacaggaaactattgagCGTGAAACACCCAGCagcgttcttgacacaaacctgtgcgCCTATaaactactaccatacccctttcaaccaatcattaggCTGTTTTTATTTGATCTCCGCAAACGTGACCAAAGAAGTGgctgaaacaggaaccaactttgGCATTCATGTATACAAATGAATGTGATATTTGAGGCTCTCTCTCATTAGTGGCAATTGTGCGTAACGATACCAGAATTCAGATATGTCATTGCACTATCGGCGCACACTATGCTTCATTGTGCCAATAAATCAACTTTTTAGTTTTTTTCAAATTGCTGGGGTCTTGAAGCTAAAATTGGGATCATGTGTGCTTTGCTAATAACCATACAAAAAAAAGAGCATTGTACGATACAGCG contains:
- the LOC110537139 gene encoding protein phosphatase 1 regulatory subunit 3B isoform X2 codes for the protein MPLYLSNDDFCYRTPKSLKPLRPCLNPCLRFKSSASPKQIKSEGAIHEENGKPKRRVSFADHNGLALTKVKVYSLFDDAIDIPLNITDLFSTALKLTDEDRLVLDFTQPSSDYLLFRQRLETELVCLENCMLKKRALAGTVKVKNLSFEKSLKVRLTFDTWKSYTDLECHYVKDTYTGSDRDTFSFEVSLPAALIPHEKVEFAICYEVNGQTYWDSNQGQNYRIIRSALKSDGQGSFSSTQQMQSFDLGIHFDHYGSPRCSHGICPEWPRYSGYEEIRPYY
- the LOC110537139 gene encoding protein phosphatase 1 regulatory subunit 3B isoform X1; amino-acid sequence: MKLHLAFFLKSTRLIEFAMPLYLSNDDFCYRTPKSLKPLRPCLNPCLRFKSSASPKQIKSEGAIHEENGKPKRRVSFADHNGLALTKVKVYSLFDDAIDIPLNITDLFSTALKLTDEDRLVLDFTQPSSDYLLFRQRLETELVCLENCMLKKRALAGTVKVKNLSFEKSLKVRLTFDTWKSYTDLECHYVKDTYTGSDRDTFSFEVSLPAALIPHEKVEFAICYEVNGQTYWDSNQGQNYRIIRSALKSDGQGSFSSTQQMQSFDLGIHFDHYGSPRCSHGICPEWPRYSGYEEIRPYY